The Gimibacter soli genome includes a region encoding these proteins:
- a CDS encoding GTA-gp10 family protein, with protein sequence MARQISGEVSLKVGRQVRRLRLEIGGILDLEDHFDMGLVPLLTTRLPECRLGDLAALLVAMTGGAPADEGARRTAAADIHEAGIATAAKAIARCLELTFSGSECSPVVEESVGKKPVRGRRAPSHPT encoded by the coding sequence ATGGCGCGGCAGATTTCCGGCGAAGTGAGCCTGAAGGTCGGGCGGCAGGTAAGGCGCTTGCGGCTTGAGATCGGCGGTATTCTGGACCTTGAAGATCATTTCGATATGGGTTTGGTGCCGCTCTTGACCACCCGTCTGCCGGAGTGCCGCCTTGGTGATCTGGCGGCGCTCCTTGTTGCCATGACGGGCGGCGCGCCAGCGGATGAAGGCGCCCGCCGGACGGCAGCAGCTGACATCCATGAAGCGGGTATTGCGACAGCCGCAAAAGCCATTGCACGATGTCTCGAGCTTACTTTTTCGGGAAGCGAATGCTCGCCAGTGGTTGAGGAGAGCGTCGGAAAAAAGCCGGTACGGGGCCGGAGAGCACCATCACACCCGACATGA
- the kdsB gene encoding 3-deoxy-manno-octulosonate cytidylyltransferase, whose product MKVVIPARYASSRLPGKPLADIAGKPMIRHVVDRALEVAAPADVYVATDDDRVAAAVAAFGGQAVMTRADHVSGTDRIAEVATALGWAEDEIVVNVQGDEPLLPSPFIRLVGAALEADATAHMATFGCPFTSAADVANPNMVKIVMAGTGHASYFSRAAIPFDRDGGGIDLARFPYLRHIGLYAYRVATLKRLTALPPAPTESVEMLEQLRALWHGMAIRVEVIPEAPPPGVDTPEDLEAVRRLLAG is encoded by the coding sequence ATGAAAGTTGTCATACCTGCCCGCTACGCCTCGTCCCGCCTGCCGGGCAAGCCCCTTGCCGATATCGCGGGCAAGCCGATGATCCGCCATGTGGTCGACCGCGCACTGGAGGTGGCAGCACCGGCTGACGTCTATGTCGCGACCGATGATGACCGCGTCGCTGCCGCTGTCGCCGCATTCGGCGGGCAGGCCGTGATGACGCGCGCCGACCATGTGTCGGGCACGGACAGGATCGCGGAAGTCGCAACCGCGCTGGGCTGGGCTGAAGACGAGATCGTGGTGAATGTGCAGGGCGACGAACCCCTGCTGCCTTCGCCCTTCATCCGCCTTGTCGGTGCAGCGCTTGAGGCGGACGCGACCGCCCATATGGCGACATTCGGTTGCCCCTTCACTTCGGCGGCTGATGTGGCCAACCCCAACATGGTCAAGATCGTGATGGCGGGCACCGGCCATGCCAGCTATTTCTCGCGTGCAGCAATCCCGTTCGACCGCGACGGCGGCGGCATCGACCTCGCCCGCTTCCCCTACCTTCGCCATATCGGGCTTTACGCCTACCGTGTCGCGACGCTGAAGCGACTGACTGCGCTGCCGCCGGCACCCACAGAATCGGTTGAAATGCTCGAACAGCTTCGTGCGCTTTGGCATGGCATGGCGATCCGGGTGGAAGTGATCCCGGAGGCACCGCCGCCGGGCGTGGATACGCCCGAAGACCTTGAAGCGGTACGCCGCCTTCTTGCGGGCTAA
- a CDS encoding 4'-phosphopantetheinyl transferase family protein, producing MTRLADIEIRLAPVPDGPADLSLLSATERERHVGMDPGAGRAFACGRALLRQMLGAVLALPPENVMLTQSGAGRVALVSAGAAGPHFSVSHTQYEGRAWVTVAVSRDLPVGIDIEAPGRALDWRRTATRRYHPDEMQRLASLPEGEARQAFFDLWTQKEALVKLRDGKLLPTLAALVPADVWSVTRRLSPLPLTCSLVVDGPEERSVAWHLPGDRA from the coding sequence ATGACCCGTTTGGCTGATATCGAGATAAGGCTTGCGCCCGTGCCGGATGGCCCCGCTGACCTGTCGCTTCTGAGCGCGACGGAGCGGGAGCGGCATGTCGGCATGGACCCGGGCGCGGGCCGAGCCTTTGCTTGCGGGCGGGCGTTGTTGCGCCAGATGCTTGGCGCGGTGCTGGCGCTGCCACCTGAAAATGTGATGCTGACGCAATCGGGGGCAGGGCGCGTGGCGCTGGTGTCTGCCGGGGCCGCAGGGCCGCATTTCTCGGTGAGCCATACGCAATATGAAGGCCGCGCCTGGGTGACAGTAGCGGTCAGCCGGGATTTGCCCGTCGGCATCGATATCGAAGCGCCGGGCCGCGCGCTTGATTGGCGGCGCACCGCCACGCGGCGCTATCATCCGGATGAAATGCAGAGGCTTGCAAGCCTGCCCGAAGGCGAAGCCCGGCAAGCTTTTTTTGATTTATGGACGCAGAAGGAAGCCTTGGTGAAGCTGCGCGATGGCAAGCTTTTGCCAACCCTTGCCGCCCTGGTGCCCGCAGATGTCTGGTCGGTGACCCGCAGGCTTTCGCCGCTGCCGCTGACGTGTAGCTTGGTTGTTGACGGGCCTGAGGAAAGATCGGTCGCATGGCATTTGCCCGGGGACAGGGCGTAG
- a CDS encoding HK97 family phage prohead protease, with the protein MHDVIDLKLEAKAAGPAGTFEGYGAVFGNVDRDGDRLAKGAFAESLKVRMPALLWQHNAKEPIGCFDHVAEDARGLHVKGRLSMEGRGKEAYDLLKMGALDGLSIGFVTREASRDVAAGVRTILKADLMEISLVTFPANELARVAAVKSAPEISSPRGLEHFLREAGLTRMQAKAVTAKGYKGLARSSDDQSAMIATMMARLARKDAGVVSVEAPPGQFGAWVRLPATGFGREDFDYLVNFSGAGELVGAIELEVAYQGLHGPATARTIAGGLSAPSGSLTLRLPGGSWQEPQVRARSLAPFGQNIRVTYSG; encoded by the coding sequence ATGCATGATGTGATCGATCTGAAGCTCGAGGCGAAGGCAGCGGGACCGGCCGGCACGTTCGAGGGCTACGGCGCCGTGTTCGGCAATGTGGACAGGGACGGGGACCGTCTGGCAAAGGGTGCCTTCGCCGAAAGCCTGAAAGTGCGCATGCCGGCGCTCTTGTGGCAGCACAATGCCAAGGAGCCCATCGGTTGTTTTGACCATGTGGCGGAAGATGCCCGCGGCCTGCATGTGAAGGGGCGCCTTTCCATGGAGGGGCGGGGCAAGGAAGCCTATGACCTTTTGAAAATGGGTGCGCTCGACGGGCTTTCCATCGGATTTGTGACCCGCGAAGCCAGCCGCGACGTTGCGGCCGGTGTCCGCACCATCCTGAAGGCCGATCTGATGGAAATCTCCCTCGTCACCTTTCCCGCGAACGAGCTTGCCCGTGTGGCTGCAGTAAAATCAGCACCGGAGATCAGCAGTCCGCGCGGATTGGAGCATTTTTTGAGGGAAGCCGGCCTTACACGCATGCAGGCCAAGGCGGTGACGGCGAAAGGGTATAAAGGACTGGCCCGCTCGTCTGACGACCAGAGCGCCATGATTGCAACCATGATGGCGCGCCTTGCGCGCAAGGATGCAGGGGTGGTCAGCGTTGAAGCGCCACCCGGCCAATTTGGCGCCTGGGTGCGGCTGCCGGCCACCGGCTTCGGCCGTGAGGATTTCGACTATCTGGTCAATTTCTCCGGCGCTGGCGAACTTGTAGGCGCGATCGAGCTGGAGGTGGCTTATCAGGGCTTGCATGGCCCGGCTACTGCCCGCACTATCGCCGGAGGGTTGAGTGCGCCTTCCGGTAGCCTCACCCTGCGCCTGCCGGGTGGTAGCTGGCAGGAACCACAGGTGCGGGCCCGAAGCCTTGCACCATTCGGCCAGAATATAAGGGTGACCTATTCGGGATAA
- a CDS encoding DUF6950 family protein yields the protein MQRYADWPVRLRAAIKAAEGQPFHYGRHDCCTAAAGVILAVTGTDLMKGWRGRYRSAAGAARVMGGASLLETVAPVFGAAGAAPIPPAMATAGDLVLTDKAQHDACRGQALGICIGAGALFPGEAGWISLPVSACIAAWRV from the coding sequence ATGCAACGTTATGCTGACTGGCCGGTGCGCTTGCGCGCCGCCATCAAGGCTGCCGAGGGGCAGCCTTTTCATTATGGGCGCCATGACTGCTGCACGGCGGCGGCGGGCGTCATCCTCGCCGTCACCGGCACTGATCTCATGAAAGGCTGGCGTGGCCGCTACCGGAGTGCAGCCGGGGCTGCGCGCGTGATGGGGGGCGCAAGCCTCCTTGAAACCGTCGCGCCAGTCTTTGGGGCGGCGGGTGCCGCGCCCATCCCGCCCGCGATGGCAACAGCCGGGGATCTGGTGCTGACCGACAAGGCGCAGCATGACGCCTGCAGGGGCCAAGCCCTTGGCATCTGTATCGGCGCTGGTGCGCTCTTCCCCGGTGAGGCCGGCTGGATATCGCTGCCTGTCAGCGCCTGCATTGCCGCCTGGAGGGTTTGA
- a CDS encoding phage major tail protein, TP901-1 family yields the protein MRNGATYEAAGGFRTNSFTFSGETIDVTSKDSGGYRALMAGGTRALSTSGSGVFVSDDIVKMLNTKIAAGELVDCELVVPGLGSYSGMFAIKSLEMSGEHNGEVTYSISLDSAGVVAFTAEAA from the coding sequence ATCAGGAACGGCGCGACCTACGAGGCCGCAGGTGGTTTCCGCACCAACAGTTTCACCTTTTCGGGTGAGACAATTGACGTGACTTCGAAGGATTCGGGTGGTTACCGCGCACTGATGGCAGGCGGCACCCGGGCACTTTCCACATCCGGTTCCGGCGTTTTCGTGTCAGACGATATCGTCAAGATGCTCAATACCAAAATCGCTGCCGGCGAGCTTGTTGACTGCGAACTCGTTGTGCCTGGCCTTGGCAGCTACAGCGGCATGTTCGCCATCAAATCGCTGGAAATGAGCGGCGAACATAACGGGGAGGTTACCTATTCAATCAGCCTCGACAGCGCCGGTGTCGTTGCATTCACAGCGGAGGCTGCGTGA
- a CDS encoding lysozyme, protein MTEGPDFIKRFEGLHDGDRRTPLLEPMRDPVGIWTLGWGSIYDIRGFRVGVATPAISRDEAEVLLQRDFCAASEMAIRLSQPAELANAQIVALGSFVYNVGAAAFHASTLRRKVKENDATAVMEFGRWIFAGGRRLPGLVRRRAAEAALYLGNDPFG, encoded by the coding sequence GTGACGGAGGGGCCTGATTTCATCAAGCGGTTTGAAGGCTTACATGACGGCGACCGACGCACGCCGCTTCTTGAGCCGATGCGTGACCCGGTCGGAATCTGGACGCTCGGCTGGGGGTCGATTTACGATATCCGGGGCTTCCGGGTGGGTGTGGCGACACCGGCAATATCGCGGGACGAGGCAGAAGTGTTGCTTCAGCGGGATTTCTGCGCCGCGTCCGAGATGGCAATCAGGCTTTCACAACCTGCTGAGCTGGCGAATGCGCAGATTGTTGCGCTTGGCTCCTTTGTCTATAACGTGGGCGCGGCGGCCTTTCATGCCTCGACCTTGCGACGCAAGGTAAAGGAGAATGATGCAACCGCTGTAATGGAGTTCGGCCGCTGGATTTTTGCGGGCGGCAGGCGTCTGCCGGGGCTGGTTCGTCGCAGGGCTGCCGAGGCAGCGCTTTATCTGGGGAATGACCCGTTTGGCTGA
- a CDS encoding phage tail protein, translating into MGKIVKTALFVAAVAIVTVATNNPWLGVELGKASFLGLSGYAAIAASGAVLGAGLGLLSSVLAPSARDMGQQADAKTPITNSVDTRKAIYGRVRVGGAEVFIEEYDTSAGNDIPNDTLVFVRAVADHPVHGFGQFMLGDQAVSFSAGAATGDLAGNLWLYTHDGRQTVAEPALVAASQGWTAAHKEQGIAYYAVKALYDNAKFPYGAGELRRCSIDVLGKRLYDPRKDSSVAGGSGAHRLNDPATWEYSTNPALCILDFLLDPDDALGNAVPSEEIDIPAVVAAASICDTSIGVKVGGAIPRYSLNGLIDSARPKLENLRLMLTAMSGRMQWLGGKLVIHAGSAGYATAVTFGDDDIIAATFSAMLPSGQRYNEVRGTFIDPTAGFEPAEFPAFVDSAAQAMEGEVVLNLHLPLCQDHREAQRHAKIALGQARQAVMTLETGAKGLLVKPMDVVIVHHSGLGFDASSEDFRVVEHETMPPAAGKPLTVRLGLIAEDAAIYSWNAATEELDKNANPSLRSISGREVSAVTGLTLSPVTLTNTDGSETAAINVGWNAPGPAVASTLVDVRKVGTSVWRAGGSALRGDNDVLLEVPEKMALEVRARHVLGNGLIGPAASGTVTSPDVAGSGTVVWEDIDGDGKPDDWADVTADNQFFPDPDALWDFGGVSGADIDWTGHNATLTLESRYLSFARIADNNSCGIDSDSDLKINGGTYPLVQVRVRRPEGSAVANARPRLLWKRTGDTNFSYSDRIYTLTTRPLVSPDGWTTYVFDLSFDPDWTGHTIRQLRFEPDSSPNEDAFLIDYIAVGRVGLGSAGDAAAVGNLFDQYYTAAFPPVDSEAESNFGSISLAAEGLAAGDTISFGCDVLTGGARKGGCYMVFHDSGGDAVKAVSSGVVDTGGAWRTVSRGGITVPANAVSASLRVQRQNGVELTGTVAGRRPFLCKGSEPRPPLPTRSDVEEGATRNTGSLADKDLATWNELVAGAATSVVMMPINFSGPISTSSPKAVIQAFHPLGSYVRWAFSGYFRTSTSKTCTVQIYRKVPSTGGDFLEGAVIFEKTVTFTTTPTFHLFTGIDSAAGGNATEPQSSYGIVITPSSGSTTLTAVDGSTFLEEYRR; encoded by the coding sequence ATGGGAAAGATTGTAAAAACCGCGCTGTTCGTGGCGGCGGTCGCGATTGTGACGGTTGCGACAAATAATCCCTGGCTCGGGGTTGAGCTTGGCAAGGCATCGTTCCTTGGTCTCAGCGGTTATGCAGCGATTGCGGCATCGGGCGCCGTGCTGGGCGCAGGGCTTGGACTGCTGTCGAGCGTGCTGGCACCGAGTGCGCGCGACATGGGCCAACAGGCCGATGCCAAAACCCCGATCACCAACAGCGTCGATACCCGCAAGGCGATTTACGGTCGGGTGCGCGTGGGGGGTGCCGAAGTCTTTATCGAGGAATATGACACATCTGCCGGCAACGACATCCCGAACGACACGCTCGTTTTTGTGCGGGCGGTGGCGGATCATCCCGTTCATGGCTTTGGTCAGTTCATGCTGGGGGATCAGGCTGTCAGCTTCAGTGCTGGTGCTGCGACCGGCGACCTTGCCGGGAACCTGTGGCTATATACCCATGACGGTCGCCAGACGGTGGCGGAGCCTGCGCTGGTGGCGGCTAGCCAAGGCTGGACAGCCGCGCACAAGGAGCAGGGTATCGCCTATTATGCCGTCAAGGCACTCTATGATAACGCCAAATTCCCATACGGCGCGGGGGAGCTGCGCCGCTGTTCCATCGATGTGCTTGGCAAGCGGCTCTATGACCCGCGCAAGGACAGCAGTGTCGCGGGCGGATCGGGGGCCCACAGGCTGAACGATCCCGCCACATGGGAATATTCAACCAATCCGGCGCTGTGCATTCTCGATTTCCTCCTTGATCCCGACGACGCGCTCGGTAATGCCGTCCCTTCGGAGGAAATCGATATCCCGGCTGTCGTGGCAGCAGCATCGATCTGCGATACAAGCATCGGCGTGAAGGTAGGTGGCGCAATCCCTCGCTACAGCCTCAACGGCCTGATCGACAGCGCCCGGCCCAAGCTTGAAAACCTGCGTTTGATGCTGACGGCCATGAGCGGGCGTATGCAGTGGCTGGGCGGCAAACTGGTGATCCATGCGGGGAGCGCCGGCTATGCCACTGCCGTGACCTTCGGTGACGATGATATCATCGCCGCCACCTTTTCGGCGATGCTGCCGTCCGGCCAGCGCTACAACGAGGTGCGCGGCACCTTCATCGATCCGACAGCGGGGTTTGAGCCCGCCGAGTTTCCGGCTTTTGTGGATAGCGCCGCACAGGCCATGGAGGGCGAGGTTGTCCTTAACCTGCATTTGCCGCTTTGCCAGGATCACCGCGAAGCCCAACGCCACGCCAAGATCGCGCTTGGGCAGGCCCGGCAAGCCGTGATGACGCTGGAGACAGGCGCCAAGGGCTTGCTTGTCAAGCCGATGGATGTGGTGATCGTGCACCATTCCGGGCTCGGGTTCGATGCCAGCAGCGAAGATTTCCGTGTGGTCGAACATGAAACAATGCCCCCTGCTGCGGGCAAGCCGCTCACTGTGCGGCTCGGGCTTATTGCCGAGGACGCAGCGATCTACAGCTGGAATGCCGCGACCGAGGAACTGGACAAGAATGCCAATCCCTCCCTTCGCAGCATCAGCGGCCGGGAAGTTTCGGCGGTGACCGGGCTTACGCTCAGCCCCGTTACCCTCACCAACACCGATGGCAGCGAAACGGCGGCGATCAATGTTGGCTGGAACGCGCCGGGGCCGGCGGTTGCCTCCACCCTTGTCGATGTTCGCAAAGTGGGTACGAGCGTTTGGCGGGCTGGCGGGTCGGCCCTGCGCGGCGACAATGACGTGCTTCTGGAAGTGCCCGAGAAAATGGCGCTCGAGGTGCGTGCCCGCCACGTACTGGGTAACGGGCTCATCGGCCCGGCGGCCAGTGGCACGGTCACTAGCCCCGATGTGGCAGGCAGCGGTACGGTCGTGTGGGAAGATATTGATGGCGACGGCAAGCCAGACGACTGGGCGGACGTGACAGCCGACAACCAGTTCTTCCCCGACCCCGATGCCCTGTGGGATTTCGGTGGCGTGAGCGGTGCGGACATCGACTGGACCGGCCACAATGCGACGCTCACGCTGGAAAGCCGGTATCTGAGTTTTGCGCGGATTGCGGACAATAATTCCTGCGGTATCGACAGCGACAGCGACCTGAAGATCAACGGCGGCACCTATCCACTGGTGCAGGTGCGTGTGCGGCGACCGGAAGGCTCGGCGGTTGCCAATGCCCGGCCACGGCTTCTGTGGAAGCGAACGGGCGACACCAATTTCAGCTATTCAGACCGTATCTATACGCTGACAACGCGACCGTTGGTGAGCCCCGATGGCTGGACGACCTATGTGTTCGACCTGTCATTCGATCCGGACTGGACCGGGCACACAATCCGCCAGTTGCGGTTCGAGCCTGATAGCAGCCCGAACGAGGACGCCTTCCTGATCGATTATATCGCTGTCGGGCGGGTGGGGCTTGGCAGTGCCGGTGACGCTGCTGCGGTTGGCAATCTGTTTGATCAATATTACACCGCCGCCTTCCCGCCTGTGGACAGCGAGGCCGAAAGCAATTTCGGTTCGATATCGCTCGCAGCCGAGGGACTGGCAGCTGGCGACACGATCAGCTTTGGCTGTGATGTGCTGACGGGTGGTGCGCGCAAGGGCGGCTGCTACATGGTTTTCCATGATAGCGGCGGCGATGCGGTCAAGGCTGTGTCTTCAGGTGTTGTGGATACGGGTGGCGCGTGGCGGACCGTCTCGCGTGGCGGTATCACCGTGCCGGCAAATGCGGTGTCGGCGTCCCTGCGTGTTCAGCGGCAGAACGGGGTGGAGCTGACCGGTACGGTTGCCGGACGGCGACCGTTCCTTTGCAAGGGCAGCGAGCCCCGCCCGCCGCTGCCGACCCGGTCGGATGTGGAAGAAGGCGCCACCCGCAACACGGGGTCGCTCGCTGACAAGGATCTAGCCACCTGGAACGAACTCGTCGCCGGGGCTGCCACCAGCGTGGTGATGATGCCGATCAATTTTTCCGGCCCGATTTCGACCAGTTCACCGAAAGCTGTGATCCAGGCATTTCATCCGCTCGGGTCTTATGTCCGCTGGGCCTTCTCGGGCTATTTCCGCACCAGCACGTCCAAGACCTGCACGGTGCAGATTTACCGCAAGGTGCCAAGCACGGGCGGCGATTTCCTCGAGGGCGCCGTCATTTTCGAAAAGACGGTGACCTTCACCACAACGCCGACCTTCCATCTGTTCACGGGGATCGACAGCGCGGCGGGCGGCAATGCGACCGAACCGCAGTCGTCCTACGGTATCGTCATCACGCCCAGTTCGGGATCGACGACGCTGACGGCGGTGGACGGCTCCACTTTCCTTGAGGAGTACCGTCGATGA
- a CDS encoding KdsC family phosphatase, with protein sequence MVKLFVLDVDGVLTDGTLHYSADGEIIKVFHVEDGLGLKLLAKLGIEVAVISGRRSAALERRLDDLGIRRRRLKASDKVAALGDICADTGVTLADCAFMGDDLVDLAVMKAVKLAIAPANAVPEVKAIAHHITQRCGGQGAARDACEYLAGLAGTSLAALFDGKATN encoded by the coding sequence ATGGTGAAGCTTTTCGTCCTTGATGTTGATGGGGTCCTGACTGACGGGACGCTCCATTACAGCGCGGACGGCGAGATCATCAAGGTCTTCCATGTGGAAGACGGGCTGGGGCTGAAACTGCTCGCCAAGCTTGGTATCGAGGTGGCGGTGATTTCGGGGCGCCGGAGTGCGGCGCTCGAACGGCGGCTTGACGATCTGGGTATCCGCCGCCGGCGCCTGAAGGCATCGGACAAGGTGGCGGCGCTCGGCGATATCTGTGCCGACACGGGCGTCACGCTTGCCGACTGTGCCTTCATGGGCGACGATCTCGTTGATTTGGCCGTGATGAAGGCTGTGAAGCTTGCCATTGCGCCGGCGAATGCGGTGCCCGAGGTGAAGGCGATTGCCCATCATATCACGCAGCGATGCGGGGGGCAGGGCGCGGCACGCGACGCGTGCGAGTATCTGGCCGGGCTCGCAGGCACCAGCCTCGCCGCACTTTTCGATGGCAAGGCAACGAACTGA
- the kdsA gene encoding 3-deoxy-8-phosphooctulonate synthase: MRHAVMIGEEIAVANERPFVLFGGMNVLESRELAHEVCAHFVAVTRELGIPYVFKASFDKANRSSIHSFRGPGLDEGLQILADLKSKFGVPVITDVHEPHQAAPAAEVADVIQLPAFLARQTDLVVAMAETGAVVNIKKPQFLAPHEMRHIIKKIQDAGNENILLCERGSSFGYNNLIVDMLGMDSMKSMAPVIFDATHALQRPGGREDSADGRRSQATALARSGMALGIAGLFIESHPDPTQAKCDGPCALKLDKLKPYLQQMKAIDDLVKGFAPIVTD, encoded by the coding sequence ATGCGTCACGCTGTCATGATTGGCGAGGAAATCGCCGTCGCCAACGAACGGCCGTTTGTGCTGTTCGGCGGAATGAATGTTCTGGAAAGTCGCGAGCTTGCCCACGAGGTCTGCGCCCATTTTGTGGCTGTGACCCGGGAGCTTGGCATCCCTTATGTTTTCAAGGCGTCGTTCGACAAAGCGAACCGGTCGTCGATCCATTCGTTCCGCGGACCGGGGCTTGATGAAGGCCTGCAGATTCTGGCTGACCTCAAGTCGAAATTCGGCGTGCCTGTCATTACCGACGTGCATGAGCCGCATCAGGCGGCGCCTGCGGCTGAAGTTGCCGATGTGATCCAGCTACCCGCCTTCCTCGCCCGCCAGACCGATCTTGTTGTGGCGATGGCGGAGACGGGTGCGGTCGTCAATATCAAGAAGCCGCAGTTTCTGGCGCCGCACGAGATGCGCCATATCATCAAGAAGATCCAGGACGCGGGGAACGAGAATATCCTTCTCTGCGAACGCGGCAGCAGCTTTGGCTACAATAACCTGATCGTCGATATGCTGGGCATGGACAGCATGAAATCGATGGCGCCGGTGATCTTTGACGCGACCCACGCCCTGCAGCGCCCCGGCGGGCGCGAGGACAGCGCTGATGGTCGCCGCAGCCAGGCAACCGCCCTTGCGCGTTCCGGCATGGCGCTTGGTATCGCCGGGCTCTTCATCGAAAGCCACCCGGACCCGACACAAGCGAAGTGTGACGGCCCGTGTGCGCTGAAGCTCGACAAGCTGAAACCCTATCTGCAGCAGATGAAAGCCATTGACGACCTCGTCAAAGGCTTCGCGCCGATTGTGACGGACTGA
- a CDS encoding DUF6127 family protein produces the protein MEQSGPFENADGLVVLSPESLEAMLERAATLGARRALEGVGLHDADAGEDVRDLRSMLSDWRHVRAGFMRQLGRVLFWAFIALGAVMSAHSGWFGGK, from the coding sequence ATGGAACAATCCGGTCCCTTCGAAAATGCCGACGGGCTGGTGGTGCTGAGCCCCGAAAGCCTTGAGGCCATGCTGGAACGTGCCGCCACGCTGGGCGCCCGCCGCGCGCTTGAAGGGGTGGGCCTGCATGACGCCGACGCCGGCGAGGATGTGCGCGATCTGCGCAGTATGCTTTCCGACTGGCGACATGTGCGGGCGGGTTTCATGCGCCAGTTGGGGCGGGTGCTGTTCTGGGCCTTCATCGCGCTTGGCGCGGTGATGAGCGCCCACAGCGGCTGGTTCGGAGGCAAATGA